The following proteins come from a genomic window of Flavobacterium crocinum:
- a CDS encoding FecR family protein, giving the protein MKKNRLLAKWLNDDLSPDELAEFEASPDFEKYQKIKNYTAHLETGDLDENAMLSNILSQKKTVTKVVPLYKKWAFKAAAIFVLALGITFAMKVFVPQTETADFGKKTAFSLPDNSEVVLNSGSEIHYKKWNWDKNRHLELKGEAYFKVAKGRKFEVQTNLGKVTVLGTQFNVKARKNRFDVVCYEGRVKVNYNNIQVLLTHGQSVRFENGKQIQRTVNALQPEWMNDQICFYKENIRSLLDEVERQYNIKIELNTKDTISLFTGKLPAKNLNTALQIISTTYHLEAKKVSDNKIIFDEK; this is encoded by the coding sequence ATGAAAAAAAATCGCTTATTAGCAAAATGGCTCAACGACGATTTGTCTCCGGACGAATTGGCTGAATTTGAGGCAAGCCCCGATTTTGAAAAATACCAAAAGATAAAAAATTATACCGCTCATCTTGAAACAGGTGATTTGGATGAAAATGCTATGCTGTCTAACATTTTAAGCCAGAAAAAAACAGTAACAAAAGTAGTTCCGCTTTACAAAAAATGGGCATTTAAAGCTGCCGCCATATTTGTGCTGGCTCTCGGAATTACATTTGCGATGAAAGTTTTTGTCCCTCAAACCGAAACTGCCGATTTTGGAAAAAAGACTGCTTTTTCATTACCCGATAATTCTGAAGTGGTTTTAAATTCAGGTTCTGAAATACACTATAAAAAGTGGAATTGGGATAAAAACAGACATCTTGAACTAAAAGGAGAAGCTTATTTTAAAGTCGCAAAAGGCAGAAAATTTGAAGTACAAACGAATCTCGGAAAAGTAACCGTTTTAGGAACACAATTTAACGTTAAAGCCAGAAAAAATAGGTTCGACGTTGTGTGCTATGAAGGTCGTGTCAAAGTAAATTATAACAACATTCAAGTTTTATTAACTCACGGGCAGAGCGTTCGTTTTGAAAATGGAAAACAGATTCAAAGAACTGTAAATGCATTACAACCAGAATGGATGAACGATCAGATTTGTTTTTATAAAGAAAATATCAGAAGCCTTCTTGATGAAGTAGAAAGACAATATAATATTAAGATTGAACTAAATACAAAAGATACTATCTCCTTGTTTACAGGTAAATTACCGGCAAAAAATCTAAATACAGCTTTGCAGATTATTAGTACAACGTATCATTTGGAGGCTAAAAAAGTATCTGACAACAAAATAATTTTTGACGAAAAATAA
- a CDS encoding RNA polymerase sigma factor, translated as MPDKNQSNTCDEIIFSSFFKSHVKALRNFLFYKFGNAEQAEDVTQEAFVKLWQNCASVPLEKAKSYLYTIANNSSLNQIAHQKVVLKYEKNFSGLDKTNENPEYLLEEKQFQAKLLKAIENLNEKQRTAFLMHRIDGKKYSEIAIELNISVKAVEKRIHLALLSLRKEIDL; from the coding sequence ATGCCAGATAAAAACCAATCTAATACCTGCGATGAAATCATTTTTTCGTCTTTCTTCAAAAGTCATGTAAAAGCACTTCGGAATTTTCTTTTTTACAAATTTGGAAACGCAGAACAAGCAGAAGATGTAACTCAGGAAGCATTTGTAAAGCTTTGGCAGAATTGTGCTTCTGTACCTTTAGAAAAAGCAAAATCATACCTTTATACGATTGCAAACAACAGCAGTCTTAATCAAATTGCACACCAAAAAGTAGTTTTGAAATATGAAAAAAACTTCAGCGGTTTAGACAAAACAAACGAAAATCCCGAATATCTCTTGGAGGAAAAACAATTTCAAGCCAAACTTTTAAAAGCAATCGAAAACTTAAACGAAAAACAGCGCACCGCCTTTTTGATGCACAGAATTGACGGAAAAAAATACAGCGAAATCGCCATAGAGCTCAACATTAGCGTAAAGGCTGTGGAAAAACGCATTCATTTGGCTCTGTTAAGCTTACGTAAAGAAATTGATTTATAA
- a CDS encoding PepSY-associated TM helix domain-containing protein, producing the protein MEISHDKEDTQIRIPSDTINSIMVIKLNLEKSIPNISSMAYFDKYTGKLLKIRPYESFSNGDKIRRLIYPIHTGNIYGYPTKILPF; encoded by the coding sequence ATGGAAATATCACACGATAAGGAAGATACACAGATCAGAATCCCTTCTGATACCATAAACAGTATTATGGTTATTAAATTGAATCTTGAAAAATCTATTCCAAATATTTCAAGTATGGCTTATTTTGACAAATACACGGGTAAACTTTTGAAAATAAGACCTTATGAATCCTTTAGCAATGGCGATAAAATACGACGCTTAATTTACCCAATTCACACAGGAAATATCTATGGTTATCCAACAAAAATTTTACCTTTTTAG
- a CDS encoding DUF4238 domain-containing protein codes for MAQKKQIPKIQHFVPQFFQRFFSFENNGKTIGMFETNRNVFKSHVKISSHLGRKHFYGSDGELEEWLAKLESDSAPIFREMWEGEKLPIPQSPNHSKMLHFLIILDLRNSIHFKILKNFEQKLPNTKSKISEGNVSTDMIPGLQEQQSDKGKLNLLKSAELLVPDLLGLKYKLIKNKTSNPFIISDNPLVMYNQFLEKRNWKFGSQRDFGLKGLQLFLPLNDSYMLAIYDSDIYKLGNKKEQIVWRQLNSIGAIFYLVRRNRKVSKLI; via the coding sequence ATGGCACAAAAAAAACAAATTCCGAAAATACAGCACTTCGTACCACAATTTTTCCAGCGTTTCTTCTCCTTTGAGAATAATGGAAAAACCATCGGCATGTTCGAGACTAATAGGAATGTTTTTAAAAGTCATGTAAAAATATCCTCGCATCTAGGCAGAAAACATTTTTATGGAAGTGATGGCGAGCTTGAAGAGTGGCTTGCAAAGCTCGAATCAGATTCTGCGCCAATCTTTAGAGAAATGTGGGAAGGAGAAAAACTGCCTATTCCACAAAGTCCTAATCATTCTAAAATGTTGCATTTCCTGATTATTTTGGATCTTCGAAATTCTATTCATTTCAAAATTCTAAAAAACTTTGAGCAAAAACTTCCAAATACTAAATCCAAAATCAGTGAAGGTAATGTTTCTACCGATATGATTCCAGGATTACAGGAACAACAATCCGATAAAGGCAAACTGAATTTGCTAAAGTCTGCCGAACTACTGGTGCCAGATCTTTTAGGTCTGAAATATAAGCTCATTAAAAATAAAACCTCAAATCCTTTTATTATTTCGGATAATCCGCTTGTCATGTATAATCAGTTTTTAGAAAAAAGAAACTGGAAGTTTGGCAGCCAGAGAGATTTTGGATTAAAAGGACTGCAGCTTTTCCTGCCACTAAATGATTCATATATGTTAGCTATATATGATTCTGATATATATAAGCTCGGAAATAAAAAAGAACAGATAGTATGGCGCCAATTGAATTCAATTGGCGCCATTTTTTATTTGGTGAGGAGGAATCGAAAGGTATCGAAATTGATTTGA